The Halobacterium hubeiense genome contains the following window.
TCTTTGAGGGCCTCGCGCTCGCTCTTGAGGTCCGCGAGCTCCTCCTCCAACTCGGCGACGGCCTCCTCCTTCTCGGCGAGTGTCTCCTCTTTGGCCTCGATTTGCTCGCGGAGGTCGCCGATGCGTTCCTCCTGTTCGGCCTTCTCGTTTTGCGCCTCTTCGATATCGTCGTGGAGGTCCTCGACGGCGTCCTCCGCGTACTCCTTCTCCAACTGGAGGCTGTTCAGCTCGCCGTCGAGGTCGTCCACGCGCGCTTCGAGGTCCGCGATGTCGGCCTCGATGTCCTCCTTCTCTGCGGTGAGCTCGGGAATCTCCGAGTCCGCGAGCTCCGCTTCGAGTTCGTCGATGTCGTCTTCGAGGGCCGCGATTTCGTCCTGCTTGGCGGAAATCTGGGACTCGATGTCCTGCATCTCCTCGTCGACGTCCTCGCGCTCGCCCTGCAGCTCCTCGATTCTCGCTTCGAGGTCGTCGATCTCGTCCTCGACGTCCTCGCGCTCGCTCTCGGCGTCCGCGACGTCGTTCTGGAGGGACTGCACCTGCTCGCTGGCGTCCTGCCGGCGGTCGCGGGCGTCCTCCAGCCGGTCGTCGATCTCGCGGACGTCCTCCCGGATTTCGGCGCGCTCGTCTTCGAGGCGCTGGATGCGCTCGGCGACCCGTTCCAGCTGGCCTTTGCCGGACTTCGAGAACGAGTACCGCGACCCCGACCGCGACCCGCCGGTCATCGCGCCGGACTTCTCGACGAGTTCCCCGGAGAGCGTGACGAGCCGGTAGTCGCCCATCAGATCGCGGGCGGTCTCCATGTTCTCCACGACGAGCGTGTCCCCGAGCACGTACGAGAAGATGGGCGCGTACTGCTCGTCGAAGTCAACGAGGTTGTACGCGAAGTCCACCACGCCCGGCATGTCCGGCGTGCTCGGGAGCGATCGGTGGCGCATTTTCGTGATGGGGAGCATCGTCGCGCGGCCGGCGTTGCGCTGCTTGAGGTACTCGATGCAGCGCTGGCCGACGCCGTCGTCGTCCACCACGACGTTCGCCAGCCGGCCCCCAGCGGCCGTCTCGCAGGCGGTCGCGTACTGCTCGCTGACGCCGCCGAGCTGCCCGACCGTCCCGTGGACGCCCTCCACGTCGCTGTTCAGAATCGTCGTGACGGCCTTCCCGTACGAGGAGTCCCCGGACTGGTCGGCCTGCGCTTCCAGTCGCGCGTACTCCTCCTGCGCGGCGGAGAGGTCGTCCTCGACGTCTTCGAGGTCGTCCTGGCGCTCCCGTTTCTCCTGCTTGAGGTCCTCGACGACCTCCACGATTTGCTCGCGGTTGCGCTTGGCCTTCGCGAGTTCGTCTTCGAGGTCGTCCAGCACCGCGTCCAATTCGGGGAGGCGCTCGCGGGCGTCCTCGAGGTCGGACTTGGCCTCGTCGACGGCCTCCGAGCGGCGCTTGGCCTCGTCCAGCAGGCGGTCCTGCTCGCGCTGGAGGTCGTTGCGCTCGCTCTTGGCGTCCTCCAGCTGTTCTTTCTTCTCCGCGAGTTCGGCCTTCAGCTCGTCGAACTCCGTGTCCACGGACTCGATTTCCGCCTCCACGTCCGCGAGGTCGGCCTCCCGGCTCTGGATGTCCGCCTTCACGGAGGCCTTCTCGACTTTCAGGTCCTTGATGTCGCCCTCGAGGTCGTCTATCTGCTCCTGCTTGCGGTCGATCTCCACGAACGCCTGCCGGCGCTCGTTCTCCGCGTCCTCGATGCGCTCCTCCGCGGCCTCCACCTTGTCTTCGAGCCGCGAGATGTCGCCTTTCACCTCCTCCATCTCGCGCTTGATCTCCAGTTGCTCGTCCTCGCCCTTCCGCTCGATTTCGGCGTTCAGGTCTTCGAGGTCCTCTTCGAGGCGGAGGACGGCGCCGCGGCGCTCGTCCAGTTCCTCCTGGAGTTCCTCGAGTTCGGCCTCGCGCTCGCTGATGTCCGCGCGCGTGGCGTCGAGGTCGTCGCGCTTCTCCTCCAGTTCGGCGGCCTTCGCGTAGCTCTCGTACTCCTGTTTCTCGTCGCGGAGGCCCTGGTATTCGAGCGCCGTCTCGCGCTCGTCTTCGAGCTGTTCGAGGCGCTCGCGCTTCTCGTCGATGCGCAGGTCCGCCTCGTTGATGCGCTCCTCGACGACCTCTAGTTCCGCGTAGGCGTCCTCTTTCTTCGCGTCGAACTCCGCGACGCCCGCGATTTCGTCCACGATTTCGCGGCGCTCGCCCGGCGTCATGTTGATGATGCCGGTGACGTCGCCCTGCATCACGACGTTGTACCCCTCGGGCGCGACGCCCGCCTGCGCGAGCAGGTCGCGGATGTCCGAGAGGTTCACCGAGCGGCCGTTCAGGTAGTAGTACGAGTAGTAGTTGTCGTCGGTGCGCTTCACGCGGCGCTTGACGGTGATGGTGTCCACGTCGCCGACCTTCTCCGAGCCCGCGGCGGCCTCCACCTGCGAGCGCGAGAGCGTGCCGTCCTCGTTGTTCAACACGACCTCGACGCTGGCCTCCTTCGGGCCGGCGGCCTCGTCGTCGCCCTCGTGGCTGGGGTTGTAGATGAGGTCCGTGAGCTTCTCCGCACGCATCCCCGAGGTGCGCGCGAGCCCGAGCGCGAACAGCACCGCGTCGATGATGTTCGACTTCCCGGAGCCGTTCGGGCCGCTAATCGTCGTGAAGTCCTCGTAGAACGGGATGCGCGTCGTCCCGGCGAAGCTCTTGAAGTTCTGGAGGACGATTTCGTCGATGTACATGCTGGGGAGGGGAGCGGCCTACGCGACGATGATGTCGTCGAGGCCCGACTCCTCGTTGTCCTCTGCCTCGCCGTCCACAGGTTTAGTCGCTTCGTCTGCCTCGGTGTCCGCGTCGTCGTCGCCGGGCTCGATGACGCCGCCCTCGCGGGATTCGCGGAGCTCCTCCGTGCTCGGCGTGCGGTCGAGTTCGGCTTCCAGCGT
Protein-coding sequences here:
- a CDS encoding DUF7518 family protein — encoded protein: MTDDTDVEELEQRVEELEATVRGLTEELVDASERIRTLEAELDRTPSTEELRESREGGVIEPGDDDADTEADEATKPVDGEAEDNEESGLDDIIVA
- the smc gene encoding chromosome segregation protein SMC, whose product is MYIDEIVLQNFKSFAGTTRIPFYEDFTTISGPNGSGKSNIIDAVLFALGLARTSGMRAEKLTDLIYNPSHEGDDEAAGPKEASVEVVLNNEDGTLSRSQVEAAAGSEKVGDVDTITVKRRVKRTDDNYYSYYYLNGRSVNLSDIRDLLAQAGVAPEGYNVVMQGDVTGIINMTPGERREIVDEIAGVAEFDAKKEDAYAELEVVEERINEADLRIDEKRERLEQLEDERETALEYQGLRDEKQEYESYAKAAELEEKRDDLDATRADISEREAELEELQEELDERRGAVLRLEEDLEDLNAEIERKGEDEQLEIKREMEEVKGDISRLEDKVEAAEERIEDAENERRQAFVEIDRKQEQIDDLEGDIKDLKVEKASVKADIQSREADLADVEAEIESVDTEFDELKAELAEKKEQLEDAKSERNDLQREQDRLLDEAKRRSEAVDEAKSDLEDARERLPELDAVLDDLEDELAKAKRNREQIVEVVEDLKQEKRERQDDLEDVEDDLSAAQEEYARLEAQADQSGDSSYGKAVTTILNSDVEGVHGTVGQLGGVSEQYATACETAAGGRLANVVVDDDGVGQRCIEYLKQRNAGRATMLPITKMRHRSLPSTPDMPGVVDFAYNLVDFDEQYAPIFSYVLGDTLVVENMETARDLMGDYRLVTLSGELVEKSGAMTGGSRSGSRYSFSKSGKGQLERVAERIQRLEDERAEIREDVREIDDRLEDARDRRQDASEQVQSLQNDVADAESEREDVEDEIDDLEARIEELQGEREDVDEEMQDIESQISAKQDEIAALEDDIDELEAELADSEIPELTAEKEDIEADIADLEARVDDLDGELNSLQLEKEYAEDAVEDLHDDIEEAQNEKAEQEERIGDLREQIEAKEETLAEKEEAVAELEEELADLKSEREALKEDLKEAKAARDEQASEVERVQNRLESLRKAESRLAEEIDELEAAVGDYDPDEIPDLDEVEENVARLERQMEALEPVNMKAIEEYDDVEADLDDLEAKRETLVEERDGIQERIDQYDEQKKSTFMDAFDAINDQFQRIFSRLSAGTGELELENPEDPFEGGLTMKAQPADKPVQRLDAMSGGEKSLTALAFIFGIQRHNPAPFYALDEVDAFLDAVNADRVGELVDELAGDAQFVVVSHRSAMLDRSERAIGVTMQEDNRSIVTGIDLSAPGATADD